Genomic window (Zingiber officinale cultivar Zhangliang chromosome 2B, Zo_v1.1, whole genome shotgun sequence):
GGCTCGGGTCGGTCAGCCCATTTGGGCGATGAGTTGAACAGGTACGAGTCATCGGCATGGCGCGTAACGCTTGGCACGGGTTTAACccttttcataataaaataattttaaaaaataaaatcagtcAAATATTTTACGGTATTTTACGTAGTAAGTTTCACTATTATTCATactcaatttttataattttaaaaatacatatcacaTTTTCATTATATctctctatttttaatttttttcagatttaaattcaaaaaattaatacTTTTAATTTAAGTTATCAAATTAAGATTGGAGGGCATGTATACATTAAAAAAGCTTACCAgagtatattaattttaattcaaaattatttaaaattttttacattCATCCATCAGTTTAATCTAAAACTAACTAACAAAtctaaattattctaaaaatttaaaagtttaatttttttttgggatATAACAActcttaaaaatatattaatgatGTTGATTAGTGAATATCATTATCTTAAACCTTATAACAAACTGTGacaaattttatcaaatttttatgtattttaaaaattattattctcaatttatactattaaaatcaaatttcataacATGAATATATTaaagagattttttaaaaatatattaattttgatttgaattttaagtaattagaaattatttagaTCCATTAGttagaggaaaaaaaaataaagaatgatGTTGCAGGGCGCAAATAACAATTATGGAAGAGGTAGGAGTGTAATAGAGTCGAGCTGAGCCAAACTCTtaaatgtttgagtttggctcgtttataatcgaaccgagcttgagttttatttaacgaatatattcatggttcacgagcttattcgaacttttatcgagtctaaacacgcttaataaatataaattataaatttaaatattcattaaaaattaaattatatattttaaaaaatatataatatttttattaaaatttataattttattctaataaataaatttaataaatttatctatatttttcataattaaagtgtaaaatttataaattcaacatcaaaattattattttttaatttaaaaatttattcgtGAGTTTACTAACGAATATGTTCACGAGTTAAGGATCTGAATATTGTGAAATttgagcttgatttatttatcttaataagtcttattaaataagtttttatcgaatcgaaaTTCGAATAGCTCATTAACGACTTGACTCAGTTATACTCCTAGGAAAAGGAAACTGGTCCATGGGATTGAGCCGTCCATCTTGATAACTAATTGGATTTAGATCATGACTAATTGGGTCGAAGGTTTAGAGAGATctggattataaaagaaaaaatggCTAGAATTAAATTACAAAAAGCAGGAACAAGTAGAAGCCTGTTCTACGGTTCAAGTCCAATAACGTTACAGGACAAATTGGAAATAATAATTATAGCAAGTAGCAGTAGGACAAAACCAAGAGGCGGTAGTAACTAGTAAGTGATGGAGAAATATATTAGAAAGTCAATACCCGAACCAGCCCTCCTTGCACAGTGGTGCACGCACGGACGTCGTGGTTTTGTTTGCTTGATTCCACCGGCACCACGCGGCAAGGGAAGCACGAGGTGCGTTCTTGACTCCCACCTTCTTCTCCTGCGCATTTCGTCGAACACTAAGCACGCGTGCATTGTAAGACACAAGCGAGAGCTGGATTGGGCACGTACATGTTACAGACGATGTTCTCAGTGGGGAATGGTTTCGCCGGCGACGGATGCCTTGATTCGCTCGACGGTGCAGGCGATGAGGCTGTTTACGGTGGCGACGGAGCCGAGGGAGAGCTTCGCGGTGGGGACGGAGTCGACGAGGATCTGAAAAGCGACGGTGAGGAGGGAGCCGCCGGCCGCCGACATTCCTTGCGCCGCTGCGGAAGTCCCGTCGGGGAGGATGGCGAAGCCGGAGGGGAGGATCGCCACGTAGTCCGGATCGCCGCCGTTCAGCACCACGTTCATGGCCATGACGTCGACTGGCGCGTAGACGACGTAGGACCCCGTCGCGTCCGTGCAACTCTCTTGCAGTATCAGCATGTTCCCCTGGTTCGAGTTCGTGCTCTGCTTCCCCAATTAACATTTCACTGTTAATTATCACGAATCGTAAAATCGGCTTCATACGAGAAACTGCGAGATGGTAATTACATTGACACGGAGAAGAGAGACGCAGTTGCCTTGATCTTGGCCATTGGCGATGTGCGCCATTTCTTGAACGACTCCGCCGTTAGAGAGTATATCCCACTGCGATTAATTCCACATCGATCACGATCAGAGATAACAGCGAATGAATACATGCATGGCGAGCATTGATCGTATTGTGCACCTCGCTGCGAGTGGTTTCGTCGCGAAGGAAGTCGAAGACGCGCTTGGGCGAGACGGGGAGCCAGAAGGAGGTGGCGGCGTTGAGGACGATGCCCGGCGGACGACCGGGGTCGTCCACGCTCTTCCTAGTCATCACGCGCACGTCCTCCGCCCCGCTTCCCGACAGCGTTGTCCACTGATGTGTCGTCGACGCGCTCACGCCGCCGCAGAAACTCACCACCATCCTCTCCGCCAGCTTCAGCATGCTCTTTCGTCCTTCTGCGCTCGTTATCACTGCATGAATTGATGCACCGACGAAGAATCATCACGGCCGGAAAATTAATTTACAACGAAGATTAGTTCAGTTCGTAGACTGGGAACCGATCATGGCTACCGCCGATATCTGCAGAGGGGAAGTTGCTGGCCATCACGCTGGCGAGCCGCTCGCATTGGCGATCCAGAGTGCTGACCCACCTCTTGGCACCGAACGCTAGGCCGGAGTTGACCAGTGGCTTGTATATGTCGTGAACAGAGCGGTCGTCTACTTCGACGTGCTCCACCCACGTCACCTTGGAGTAGCCGTTGGGCATTTCCTGGATCAAGCAGCCGGAGGGCCTTCTCCTGCACCTAAGAACCGGGCCCGGCCGGAGGCCGTCGAGGGAAACGTCGACCACGGCCCAAGTGCCGTCGGGATGCTGCTTGCAGTACCTGACGAAGAGGCTCTCCCTCGTCGGAACGAGCGGAGAGGGAACTTGGAATTCTGCTGACATCTACGATCAAAATTCATCAAGTTTATAGGGGAAAAACTGATGGATAAATTAATGAGAcgcaaaagactttgaaattatGAATCTTTACCACTTGCAAAGCTCCGTTGTAATTGCCTGCGACTCCGGTGGATAGCACTTCCAGCATGAGAGCTCTCGACACGATCCCCGTGAACACGTTTGACCATTGATTCTGCTTCATAGATTCTCGATTAATTTGAGTATTCTTGTGGAGTTGACTTTGGGGAAGATCGATGAGTAATCAATCAAAGAGTGGAGTCATACCGCGTCCATGAGCATCTCCACGAGGTTCATCTGGTTCATGATGACCACTGCCGTCTCCCTGGACGCCTCCGTCTTGAGCGCGAACTGCTTCGGCCCGAGGCCTCGTGGGAAGGCTCGCGCGTACTCCTCCTCGTTAAGCGTCTCCCCGCAGGCACCGCCGGCGGCAGCGTTCATGGTATCGTGAGGCACCCATAGATGCTCGTTGAGCTGCGCCATCCGGATGAGCTCCTCCATCGCCGCCACCGCCAGCTCCACCACCACCGGCTTCTCCACCTCGCTTTGTCCAGCCAGGCCCCGGATCAGCTCCCCGCCGCCGCCGAAGAACCCCAAATCCAACGGAGACCTCGACGACGTCGTCGGAGATAGCAGCGGGTAAGACGAcgcagccgccgccgccgccgtcccTATTGGCTTCCCTACGTATTTTGCCGCTATACCCGATATTCTATCAATCTGCCAACGCACACACGATCGAGCATTTAAAATGCAAATATACAGATCGATCTTGAATTCTTGATTCAATATGAACGCATATACTTCTTCGCGAAGACGAGCGTTCTCGATGCGGAGATGGTGTTCGTCGAGCGACATCTCGCCGAGGGCGGCGGGGCCGCCGCAGTTAAGGCAGGAGGCGTGGCTGAGGGCCTCCTTGAACCTCATGTTCTCAGCCCGTAGCTTGTCGTTCTCTGCGCGCAGCCCGCTGTTCTCTTGCCGCTCGTGTTGATTCTGCTCAAATTTGCAAGCtacaattagaaaattttaacgaTCGTCGAAGAGAAGACGAAATGGTTGAATTATATATCATCGTGTGCCTTCATTTGGGTGCGCTTGTTCTGGAACCAGAATTTGATTTGCAGAGGCTCCAGACCGAGTTCTCTGCTCAGCTCTTTCCTCTGCTTGTCATCCGGATGAGGGTATTCCTTGAAGAACCTGAAACAGGACAAAAATCTTCTTTTCAAGAAGATGATCGACGTTTTGGGAGATCTAATGGATGTCCAGTTTCATTACGCTTCCATTTCTTGGATCTGAAGCTGAGTGTGGCGGTGGTAGGGCTTCTTGCGCGGCCGCTGGTTCTGGTCTTGGTCGTCGTCGCCGGAGGCTCCCTCGATGTTCTCGCTGCCGCCGGACTTGCTCTCGAAGTCCCCGTCCCGAGCCATATCGCTCTCCGCTGTGGTCGCCGGCGCCATCTCCATCAGCTGGCTGCCGCCGTGCTGGTACTGCCGCGGGATCTGCTGCGCCGCCTCCAACAAGCTCGGCTTCATGAATCCAATTGCCAAATCACAAACTAAAAACTTCAGGCCTTTcaggatttaaaaaaaaaacaaaaacaactaTCTCCTTTGAGTTCGATTAAAGTGCAAAATAACAAACCAAATCAAAGACAACACAGCTACAATAATCAAGAAAAAAATGaacaataatcaagataaaaaataaaaagtttatGTTCAAATATATACCTGACCGAGGGACAAGACTGAGGAAGAGCCAAAGCTGGTGCCTGTGTTCCTCCCCATCACGGAAGCTGCTGCTGATTGATGTCTTGCAGGTATCATGATCCCCACAGGCATATTTCTCTCAACTAAACCCTAATTCCACCgctcccctctctctctctctctctctaaacCTAGATATCTCaaggaggagaaagaagagaggtgAAACAGCTcttaactataaaagaaatactTAAACGTACACATGATCGAGAACAAGAAAAAGAAGACCAAGATCAGATATGCAGATACATGTACACGATCAGCGCTGAGAGTGATGACAAAGTGCTCTTCCGATCTTGCTCTCTTACTTCCACTGCCTGCATGGTTTCAGAGAAAGGGCAAGAGTTGGGGAAGAGAAGCCATGAGAGGGGGATCTGGAGGAGGAAGGAGGTAGGAGAGGAAGAGGTGATCAGGAGTAATTGCACAGCGCATTGAGAGGGTGCAATTGCATTTATTGAGAGGGTGGTGTTATTAGGGCTGAGAGAGAGTGATGGAGAGAGAAGGTCTCTCTTTTGTGGCCATCACATCTTTGTTTCCATTTAAGTCCCGGGGCACTCTCGAATATTTACGGAGTTCAAGCCATTGGTGATGTTAGGATATCAATTAGGACATATGCGCTTTTTAAATTTATCGTTGCATTCGGTGAAAATTTTATATAGAGTTGGACCGGTGATTTTCAAGATTAGTCGAATCACAACAACAACTGGATATTAATTATCATTTTCACATAGCAAATATGTGAGCAATTACAATAAACTAAGAAAGAAGGGAGCCTTAATCCAACCAACCATAAAATTGTTATTGTATAACCTTTAAAGTTACTAATTTGAATTGTAAAAATAGTCTTTTGTAAAATATAAGATAAATTTGTGTATAATAAATCTAATATGATCCAACCTTTCACTAGGATTTTATAATGATGCTGAACTGTCCTTTTAAATTGATCTTCTTTAGTAGGATAAATTTTGATTGTTTTTGCTATAGTAAAAGGGGAGGGTGTTTGAAATTCAAAGGAGAAAAACAGTATTGATGTGGCGATAAGGGAAAGTCCACCTGTCACGGGTCAGTGGGCACGGTATCGGTCAAAGTTAAGGCGGTCAACGCCGGACTTATGGAAAGAGCCTCGTCCAAAGGTGGTTGTCTGATTATCCCGGTCAACAAAGGAGTGGTCGAGCGGATCACCCGGGTAGTCAAACGAATGAACATCATGGGTCGGTCGGACAAATAGACAAACTCGTAGCCAGTTGTTTTGATCGGCAGGAAAATGAGCCGCTTGAACCGCCCGTCCGGCGCAAGGAATGACATTACACAGGAGGAgatgagaaaataaaatagaacactctatctatcattaaatatgaagaagtcAAAACAAAGAAGAACACTTTATCTATCATTAATGCATGGAAGTCAAGATAAAAAAGTCTTTCTctgacaattaatatcattaaataagggtagatgaacgatcacaaagaaaagtataagggtgtgtttggttcaagtcatcatgtataaccttggttatgtgattaccaggtaatcacataaccaaggttatggggaataaaacataaccaaatgttatttggttcaacctaagtaatgcaacaaaaacttgtttgtttgaaggttttaatgaataccctagtttaatattttactgtattacccttagttataaaaccaactatacataatattattattattattattattattatttattttttaatgtttttttatttttttttcctgtatatttttttatttttttatgtgtttttttattttttaatgtttttatatttttatattatttatatttttacattttttaattttaattttaatttatttttttaatttttaaaattttaaaatttttataaattttttattttttaaaatttttatttttaattttttaaaattattttttttttaaaaaaataaaattttaaaatttttaaaacatttttttttttatttttttacattttttaatatttttttacaattttttttttcatgttttttcttatcggagggtatttttggtaaaaaaaaaattcgttaaccccggaatcaagaaaaaccttagttttctgaagtttttcgattccgggctgcatgacccttttgctgacgtgccGGGCATGGAAGATTACTCGGGAATCAtggaatacctaaaccaaacaaggtttttgttgataaccttggatgtataactaaggttatcaagaataaccccgaaccaaacgtaCCCTAAAAGGGTACGCCAGGTATGAGGAAAGACAAGATTAATCTATTTCTTGATTATTCAATCTCTCTTCCTGAttttaacttgagtgtcggagggtcaacgtcagggactccttccctgatttagttttgttttgcaggTTGAGATCTTCATCCTATCAGTAGTCACCCCATCCCGACTTTCCAACTTCCCTCATTCAGATAGGATTAAATATGATGGACCAAGTAAATATTAAACTTAGGGCATCCGATTCAGCTTCATGGATTTTTTTTCATCGACGATTAAGTTAAATCAGGAAGTTTTCACCGACAAATGGTACAGAAACCCAATATTCTATCATTGCACgcctatttttaaaataaatccctaTAAATATACCATGATCAATATCTGAATAACCATTTGACCCTTCCGTTGAACTGTACTCTAGGGTCTAAAGTAGATAAACAGTCAAAAGTGCTACGAGCTGCATGCATGAGAAGCATCTGAATGAAGCGATCAGAGTTATGAAAGAAAGACAGAATGTGCAATAACTTTGATTTTGCATATTCTGATGAACAGCATGCACATAAACAGTATATAATTTAATTAGCTTCTGAAGGATATTTGGAAAGGTTTATTTACTCATATATGGATATTTCTCATCATCATTGTTTGGTTCGTACACAAACGAACAATTTTGCAACTATGCAGATTAAGCATGAAATCACACACATAGGCACAAAAGAATCTGCAGAAGGTTTAACTTTGTTTAATTTTATGCTCTTTCTGTTTAAAATACGTGTGCCTCAAACACAAAGGTGTGCTTTGTGTTCTAGCAATTGCTAGTGTTGTTTAAACATTcgtgaatttaaataatttgtCTATTCTATATTGATCCGGGAAATAATAAATGAGTATTAGTAAAATCTGCTGAGATAGTTCAGCAGAGAAAAGTTTTGGGTTTTTTTGGTTCCATAGCCTCCTCGACTCTCGAACCTTCCAGCTCCTTAGTCTTTCTATTTCTCGAGCCCTCCAACTCCTTAGCCTCTCAGTCTCTTGGACCTTTCCGCTCTCGACTCTCAAGTCACTATCTCCTTGACTTCTCGACCTCTTGGCAATACAGGACGCATGACCATTTCAAGAAAAGAATAAATTATCGCACAAATATAGgattattttaagaaaaagataatcatcgattatttcaaaaaaaaaaaagggtgtgAACAAGCTTCGcattatttaagaaattaaataatgacAACATAGAAAAAGGAATTGAAGGAAAAAGTCAGTAGTCTCCTTATAAAAGGTAATCCATTATAGTATCGTAGTACTGTTAGTATTAGTTTTAGagtcaattataagatgattaagTTTATTGGATTAATGGATGTAGATTTACTTATTGGTTTAATGATTTATCTAATATGCTAAAATTCAatctattaaaaataattaatggaGAGTAATTA
Coding sequences:
- the LOC122046351 gene encoding homeobox-leucine zipper protein ROC2-like codes for the protein MPVGIMIPARHQSAAASVMGRNTGTSFGSSSVLSLGQPSLLEAAQQIPRQYQHGGSQLMEMAPATTAESDMARDGDFESKSGGSENIEGASGDDDQDQNQRPRKKPYHRHTQLQIQEMEAFFKEYPHPDDKQRKELSRELGLEPLQIKFWFQNKRTQMKNQHERQENSGLRAENDKLRAENMRFKEALSHASCLNCGGPAALGEMSLDEHHLRIENARLREEIDRISGIAAKYVGKPIGTAAAAAASSYPLLSPTTSSRSPLDLGFFGGGGELIRGLAGQSEVEKPVVVELAVAAMEELIRMAQLNEHLWVPHDTMNAAAGGACGETLNEEEYARAFPRGLGPKQFALKTEASRETAVVIMNQMNLVEMLMDANQWSNVFTGIVSRALMLEVLSTGVAGNYNGALQVMSAEFQVPSPLVPTRESLFVRYCKQHPDGTWAVVDVSLDGLRPGPVLRCRRRPSGCLIQEMPNGYSKVTWVEHVEVDDRSVHDIYKPLVNSGLAFGAKRWVSTLDRQCERLASVMASNFPSADIGVITSAEGRKSMLKLAERMVVSFCGGVSASTTHQWTTLSGSGAEDVRVMTRKSVDDPGRPPGIVLNAATSFWLPVSPKRVFDFLRDETTRSEWDILSNGGVVQEMAHIANGQDQGNCVSLLRVNSTNSNQGNMLILQESCTDATGSYVVYAPVDVMAMNVVLNGGDPDYVAILPSGFAILPDGTSAAAQGMSAAGGSLLTVAFQILVDSVPTAKLSLGSVATVNSLIACTVERIKASVAGETIPH